Proteins found in one Brachyhypopomus gauderio isolate BG-103 unplaced genomic scaffold, BGAUD_0.2 sc73, whole genome shotgun sequence genomic segment:
- the LOC143491267 gene encoding uncharacterized protein LOC143491267, which yields MLGVSKRTVFRRMQEFGLCRKRHSSMSDEELDSVIQNIKQEMPTAGYRMVKGRLLSMGIHVQWRRVAASMHRVDSLGILTRLTGLGCVVHRTYSVNGPLSLWHVDTNHKLIRYNIVLFGAVDGYSRKVMCLTASTNNFASTSFAAFKEATERHGIPSRVRADQGVENVDIARFMFSVRGTDRGSFMSGKSFHNQRIERLWRDVRTCVTSKYYNMLQSLEKVQLLDVCSTEDLFTVHTVFLPKLKKDLECFVEGWNNHPIRTENNMTPEQLWIMGMRNTNINQPEDAEDIEEPDIDWDIATTHSGEMDGEIVVPQIEPPLSEQQRQGVQLLIEQSDPDMSARDLYLTCREYIFATG from the exons ATGCTGGGAGTGTCAAAAAGAACAGTATTTAGACGAATGCAGGAGTTTGGTCTTTGTCGGAAAAGGCACAGCAGCATGAGTGACGAGGAGCTTGACAGTGTAATACAGAACATTAAACAAGAAATGCCAACTGCCGGCTACCGCATGGTGAAGGGGAGGCTGCTGTCTATGGGTATCCATGTCCAGTGGAGGAGGGTGGCTGCATCCATGCACCGTGTGGACTCTTTGGGCATCCTGACGAGACTAACTGGCTTAGGATGCGTCGTGCATAGGACATATTCTGTGAATGGACCTCTTTCACTTTGGCATGTGGATACAAACCACAAACTTATCAG GTACAACATTGTATTGTttggtgcagtggatggataTTCAAGGAAG GTGATGTGCCTGACTGCTTCTACCAACAACTTTGCATCCACTTCATTTGCTGCTTTCAAGGAGGCAACAGAAAGACATGGCATACCGTCAAG agtcAGAGCTGACCAAGGGGTCGAAAATGTTGACATTGCCAGATTTATGTTCAGTGTTCGCGGGACAGACAGGGGAAGCTTTATGTCTGGCAAAAGTTTTCATAATCAAAG GATTGAACGTCTATGGCGTGATGTCAGGACCTGTGTCACCTCAAAGTACTACAACATGCTTCAGAGCTTGGAGAAGGTTCAGCTTCTTGATGTTTGCTCCACAG AAGACCTTTTCACTGTCCACACTGTGTTCCTGCCAAAACTGAAGAAAGACCTTGAGTGTTTTGTGGAAGGTTGGAACAATCATCCAATCCGGACGGAAAACAACATGACTCCTGAGCAATTATGGATCATGGGGATGAGAAATACCAATATTAACCAGCCAGAGGATGCTGag GATATAGAGGAGCCAGACATTGACTGGGACATTGCAACAACCCACAGCGGTGAGATGGATGGTGAGATCGTGGTTCCTCAGATCGAGCCTCCTTTGagtgaacaacaaagacaaGGAGTTCAGTTGCTCATTGAACAGAGTGACCCAGACATGTCAGCAAGGGACCTGTATTTAACATGTCGTGAATATATTTTTGCCACTGGCTGA